From Osmerus mordax isolate fOsmMor3 chromosome 28 unlocalized genomic scaffold, fOsmMor3.pri SUPER_28_unloc_7, whole genome shotgun sequence, the proteins below share one genomic window:
- the erap1b gene encoding endoplasmic reticulum aminopeptidase 1b, whose translation MFIVPVLVLLLLLHDELTLAAQLPGHSGIKSPSFAPLATNGQPFPWDRMRLPETVSPLHYHLLIHPNLTTLDFSGSVLIELEVHTDTHSIILHSKDLQISSAVLLAAEGSRPLQVLEYPAFQQLALLSDAVLTRRGHYEVYLEFGANLSDSFHGFYKSTYRTSEGEVRVVASTQFEATSARAAFPCFDEPAFKANYTIRIRREPRHNALSNMPMVKMVVLPGGLLEDHFDTSVRMSTYLVAFIVSDFLSVSKTTQHGVKISVYAVPDKIDQTKFALDAAVKLLDFYDDYFDIPYPLPKQDLVAIPDFQSGAMENWGLTTYRESGLLFHPNKSSASDKLGITMVIAHELAHQWFGNLVTMQWWNDLWLNEGFAKFMEFVSVNVTNPELQVDDFFLGKCFEAMEVDSLSSSHPVSSPVENPTQIQEMFDDVSYDKGACILNMLRDFLTAEAFKIGIVRYLRRYSFQNTVNSHLWESLSNICQGDDLDEGRLKGEFCSQAQRQSDTSKWYSEDELDVKTIMDTWTLQEGFPLVTVEVRGREVTLSQERYLKTDDPSLTEGFLWQVPLTYITSASSTIQRFLLKTKTAVLYLPEEVDWVKFNVDMSGYYMVHYEGRGWSALTQLLRHNHTALSSNDRASLINNAFQLVSVGKVSLDVALELSLYLSKETEIMPVTQGLGELVPIYKLMEKRNMLDLENQMKGYIVELFQELIDRQTWSDEGSVSQRVLRSYLLLFACVRNHPPCVATASRLFTRWRESDGNMSLPSDVSMAVFAIGARTPDGWDFLFEKYRQSMHTSLKSRIKSALTISPLQDKLQWVMEQSLSGEVMKTQDLPHVVISISRNPQGFALAWDFLRHNWLSLIRKFDLGSHSIAGMVNGVTNQYSTREKLEEVHSFLGGLTEETGASLRCFQQTSETIQENIRWMDRHLPLLQAWLNRRNPGPGPSSSPSSTPAPQRHVDL comes from the exons ATGTTCATCGTACCTGTCCTCGTGCTCCTGCTCCTGCTACACGATGAGCTCACGTTAGCAGCGCAGCTGCCAGGACACAGCGGGATCAAGTCTCCATCCTTTGCCCCTTTGGCTACAAACGGCCAACCGTTCCCGTGGGACAGAATGAGGCTCCCAGAAACGGTTTCTCCTCTCCATTACCATCTCCTCATCCACCCTAACCTGACCACTCTGGATTTCAGTGGCTCTGTCCTCATCGAGCTGGAggtgcacacagacacccacagcaTCATCCTTCACAGCAAGGACCTCCAGATATCTAGCGCTGTGCTGTTGGCAGCAGAAGGTTCCAGGCCTCTTCAGGTGCTGGAATATCCCGCCTTCCAGCAGCTAGCCCTGCTGTCTGACGCTGTGCTGACCAGGAGGGGGCACTATGAGGTGTATCTGGAGTTTGGTGCCAACTTGTCTGACAGTTTCCATGGGTTTTATAAAAGTACTTACCGCACCAGTGAGGGAGAAGTCAG AGTTGTGGCGTCCACCCAGTTCGAAGCCACCAGTGCACGTGCAGCGTTCCCCTGTTTTGATGAACCTGCGTTCAAAGCCAACTACACGATCCGCATCCGGCGAGAACCCCGCCACAACGCCCTCTCCAACATGCCCATG GTGAAAATGGTGGTGTTGCCAGGCGGCCTGTTGGAAGACCACTTTGACACCAGTGTGAGAATGAGCACCTACCTGGTGGCATTTATTgtgtctgacttcctgtctgtcagcaaAACCACCCAGCACGGGGTCAAG ATTTCAGTATATGCTGTACCAGACAAGATTGACCAGACTAAATTTGCTCTCGACGCTGCAGTCAAGCTGCTGGACTTCTATGACGACTACTTTGACATCCCCTACCCTCTTCCCAAGCAAG ACCTGGTGGCCATCCCAGACTTCCAGTCTGGAGCGATGGAGAACTGGGGTCTGACCACCTATCGAGAGTCAggcctcctcttccaccccaaCAAGTCCTCCGCCTCCGACAAACTGGGCATCACCATGGTGATTGCCCATGAGCTGGCCCACCAG TGGTTTGGTAACCTGGTGACCATGCAGTGGTGGAACGACCTCTGGCTGAACGAAGGCTTCGCTAAATTCATGGAGTTTGTGTCTGTCAATGTCACCAACCCAGAGCTACAAGTG GATGACTTCTTCTTGGGGAAGTGTTTTGAGGCTATGGAGGTGGATTCTCTAAGCTCTTCacaccctgtctcctctcctgtggagAACCCCACCCAGATCCAGGAGATGTTTGACGACGTGTCGTACGACAAG GGCGCCTGTATCCTGAACATGCTTAGAGACTTCCTGACGGCTGAGGCCTTTAAGATCGGCATTGTTCGCTACCTCAGACGCTACAGCTTCCAGAACACTGTCAACAGCCACCTGTGGGAAAGCCTGAGCAAC ATCTGCCAGGGGGATGATCTGGATGAAGGCCGGCTGAAAGGAGAGTTTTGCTCCCAGGCCCAGCGCCAGTCTGATACGTCT aagtggtACTCTGAGGACGAGCTGGATGTGAAGACCATCATGGACACCTGGACCCTACAGGAGGGCTTCCCCCTAGTCacggtggaggtcaggggtcgtgAGGTCACACTGAGCCAGGAGCGCTACCTCAAGACTGACGATCCTTCCCTCACAGAGGG CTTCCTGTGGCAGGTCCCTCTGACCTACATCACCAGCGCCTCCAGCACCATCCAACGCTTCCTGCTCAAGACCAAGACTG CTGTACTGTACCTGCCAGAGGAGGTGGACTGGGTGAAGTTCAACGTGGACATGAGCGGTTACTACATGGTGCACTACGAGGGCCGGGGCTGGAGCGCCCTCACCCAGCTGCTCAGGCACAACCACACCGCCCTCAGCAGCAATGACCGCGCCAGCCTCATCAACAACGCCTTCCAGCTCGTCAG CGTGGGGAAGGTGAGTCTGGACGTGGCCCTGGAGTTGTCGCTCTACCTGTCAAAGGAGACGGAGATCATGCCTGTCACCCAGGGTCTGGGGGAGCTAGTGCCCATCTACAAGCTGATGGAGAAGAGAAACATGCTGGACCTGGAGAATCAGATGAAG GGCTACATAGTGGAGCTGTTCCAGGAGCTGATTGATCGTCAGACATGGAGCGACGAGGGCTCTGTCTCCCAACGCGTGCTGAGGAGCTACCTGCTGCTGTTTGCCTGCGTCAGGAACCACCCCCCTTGCGTCGCTACGGCATCACGGCTCTTCACCCGCTGGAGGGAGTCTGACGGCAACATGAG CCTCCCTAGTGACGTCAGCATGGCAGTGTTTGCCATCGGCGCCCGTACTCCAGATGGCTGGGACTTCCTGTTTGAGAAGTACCGGCAGTCTATGCACACCTCTCTGAAGAGCCGTATCAAGTCAGCCCTGACCATCAGCCCTCTGCAGGACAAGCTACAGTG ggtgATGGAGCAGAGTCTCTCAGGAGAGGTGATGAAGACTCAGGACCTTCCTCACGTGGTCATCTCCATCAGCAGGAACCCCCAAGGCTTTGCACTGGCCTGGGACTTCCTCCGACACAACTGGCTCTCGCTGATCAGGAA GTTTGACCTGGGCTCTCATTCTATTGCTGGAATGGTGAATGGAGTGACCAACCAGTACTCCACCagggagaagctggaggag GTGCATAGCTTCTTGGGAGGTCTGACTGAGGAGACGGGGGCGAGTCTGAGGTGTTTCCAGCAGACCAGCGAGACAATCCAGGAGAACATCCGCTGGATGGACAGACACCTGCCTCTGCTGCAGGCCTGGCTGAACCGACGCAACCCCGGCCCCggacccagctccagccccagctccaccccAGCACCACAGAGACATGTGGACTTATAG
- the ptar1 gene encoding protein prenyltransferase alpha subunit repeat-containing protein 1: MAEEEEVDVLLQRVVKDINNAFKRNPNIDEVGLIACPEARYNRSPVVLVDNKLGLESWCVKLLLPYVHNRLLRYRQHKLWLDREALLDITCTLLLLNPDFTTAWNVRKELLQSGALRPERDLYLGQLALTKFPKSPETWIHRRWVLQQVLREGCVGDRKLPVGPAPGPAPQDRLQRTLNAEMKVCSDAAGRYPSNYNAWSHRIWVLENMAKGNLKVLHDELYSMRVWVSMHVSDHSGFHYRQFLLKALVQELSQSPGSPPPSPDHQANGEGGATPLEGLSWVAGAPQLFQQEMELCSDLIQAYPGHETLWSHRRHVFYLWHHWRREHPGQDSPHPNTPTRGSSPPLSPASQSGLALEEDGDPLDTKRLRRGPPLPSELGFVAGVLDGCSTEQGRFARAYRKWLDSVIGQ, translated from the exons tGATGAGGTGGGCCTGATCGCTTGTCCCGAGGCACGCTACAACCGCAGCCCCGTGGTGCTGGTGGACAACAAGCTGGGCCTGGAGAGCTGGTGCGTCAAGCTTCTGCTGCCCTACGTCCACAACAGGCTGCTGCGCTACCGCCAGCACAAGCTTTGGCTGGACAGAGAAG ctctgCTGGACATCACCTGCACTCTGCTGCTGCTCAACCCAGACTTCACCACAGCCTGGAACGTGAG GAAGGAGCTGCTGCAGAGTGGGGCCCTGAGGCCAGAGAGGGACCTGTACCTGGGCCAGCTGGCCCTCACCAAGTTCCCCAAGAGCCCAGAGACCTGGATACACCG gcGCTGGGTGCTGCAGCAGGTGCTGAGGGAGGGCTGTGTGGGGGACAGGAAGCTCCCAGTAGGCCCcgcccctggccccgccccccaggaCCGCCTCCAGAGGACATTGAACGCTGAGATGAAGGTGTGCTCCGACGCCGCCGGACGTTACCCTAGCAACTACAACGCCTGGTCCCACCGCATCTGGGTCCTGGAGAACATGGCCAAGGGAAACCTGAAG gtCCTGCATGATGAGCTGTACTCCATGCGCGTGTGGGTCTCCATGCACGTGTCGGACCACAGTGGCTTCCACTACCGCCAGTTCCTGCTCAAAGCCCTGGTGCAGGAGCTCAGCCAATCCCCAGGCTCGCCTCCGCCTAGCCCTGATCACCAGGCCAACGGGGAGGGCGGGGCCACACCCCTGGAGGGGCTGTCCTGGGTGGCCGGAGCGCCTCAGCTGTTCCAGCAGGAGATGGAGCTCTGCAGCGACCTGATCCAGGCCTACCCTGGACACGAGACTCTCTGGAGCCACAG GCGGCACGTGTTCTACCTGTGGCACCACTGGAGGAGGGAGCACCCCGGCCAGgactccccccatcccaacacccccACCAGGGGCTCCAGCCCCCCGCTAAGCCCTGCCAGCCAGAGCGGACTGGCcctggaggaggacggggaccCCCTGGACACCAAGCGGCTGAGGAGGGGGCCCCCGCTGCCCTCGGAGCTGGGCTTTGTAGCTGGTGTCCTGGATGGCTGCAGCACAGAGCAGGGGCGCTTTGCACGTGCATATAGGAAGTGGCTGgactctgtgattggccagtag
- the gtf2h2 gene encoding general transcription factor IIH subunit 2 isoform X1: MDEEPERAKRWEGGYERTWEVLKEDESGSLKATVEDILFQAKRKRVFESHGQVRLGMMRHLYVVIDTSRTMEDQDLKPNRLTSTLKLIEFFVEEYFDQNPISQVGIITTKNKRAEKLTDLAGNPKKHVAALKKALDSTCVGEPSLYNSLTLAMQTLKHLPGHTSREVLIIFSSLTTCDPANIYELIKTLKSLKIRVSVIGLSAEVRVCTVLTRETGGSYHVILDESHFKELLMFHVKPPPSSSSAECSLIRMGFPQHTMASLSDQEPRPAFSMAHLDSSSDPSLSLGGFFCPQCHAKYTELPVECRVCGMFYTELPVECRVCGLTLVSAPHLARSFHHLFPMNTFQEGPLQHGGERFCHACQGELKDKSVFTCPVCNSVFCVECDLFIHDTLHCCPSCIHSHSAP; this comes from the exons ATGGATGAGGAACCAGAGAGAGCTAAACGCTGGGAGGGAGGATACGAGCGGACATG GGAAGTGCTCAAGGAGGATGAGTCGGGGTCTCTCAAAGCCACCGTGGAAGACATCCTCTTCCAGGCCAAAAGGAAAAG GGTGTTTGAGAGTCATGGACAGGTGCGCCTTGGGATG ATGAGGCACCTGTATGTGGTAATCGACACCTCAAGAACCATGGAGGACCAGGACCTGAAACCCAAcaggctcacctccaccctcaag CTGATTGAGTTTTTTGTGGAGGAGTACTTTGACCAGAACCCTATCAGCCAG GTTGGCATCATCACCACCAAGAATAAAAGGGCAGAGAAGCTGACAGATCTGGCAG GCAACCCAAAGAAGCATGTTGCAGCCCTGAAGAAAGCGCTGGACTCGACCTGTGTTGGAGAGCCGTCTCTCTACAACTCACTCACTCTGGCGATGCAGACCCTCAA ACACCTGCCTGGTCACACCAGCAGAGAGGTTCTGATCATCTTCAGCAGCCTCACCACCTGTGACCCAGCAAACATCTATGAGCTGATCAAG aCCCTGAAGTCCCTGAAGATCCGTGTGTCTGTGATCGGCCTGTCTGCTGAGGTGCGCGTATGCACGGTGCTAACGCGAGAAACCGGAG GGTCATACCATGTGATCCTGGATGAAAGCCACTTCAAGGAGCTATTGATGTTCCACGTGAAGCCTCCTCCATCCAGCTCCTCTGCAGAGTGCTCCCTCATCAGGATGG GGTTCCCCCAGCATACCATGGCCTCGCTGTCTGACCAGGAGCCCAGGCCAGCCTTCAGCATGGC gcacctggacagcagcagtgatccatctctgtctctaggAGGATTCTTCTGCCCTCAGTGCCACGCCAAGTACACCGAGCTTCCTGTGGAGTGCAGAGTGTGTGGTATGTTCTACACCGAGCTTCCTGTGGAGTGCAGAGTGTGtg GGTTGACGCTGGTCTCTGCCCCTCACCTGGCCCGCTCTTTCCACCACCTGTTCCCCATGAACACCTTCCAGGAGGGTCCCCTAcagcatggaggagagag GTTCTGCCACGCGTGCCAAGGGGAGCTGAAAGATAAAAGT gtgttcACCTGCCCTGTGTGCaacagtgtgttctgtgtggagTGTGATCTGTTCATCCATGACACCCTGCACTGCTGCCCCTCCTGCATCCACTCACACAGCGCCCCCTGA
- the gtf2h2 gene encoding general transcription factor IIH subunit 2 isoform X2, whose protein sequence is MDEEPERAKRWEGGYERTWEVLKEDESGSLKATVEDILFQAKRKRVFESHGQVRLGMMRHLYVVIDTSRTMEDQDLKPNRLTSTLKLIEFFVEEYFDQNPISQVGIITTKNKRAEKLTDLAGNPKKHVAALKKALDSTCVGEPSLYNSLTLAMQTLKHLPGHTSREVLIIFSSLTTCDPANIYELIKTLKSLKIRVSVIGLSAEVRVCTVLTRETGGSYHVILDESHFKELLMFHVKPPPSSSSAECSLIRMGFPQHTMASLSDQEPRPAFSMAHLDSSSDPSLSLGGFFCPQCHAKYTELPVECRVCGLTLVSAPHLARSFHHLFPMNTFQEGPLQHGGERFCHACQGELKDKSVFTCPVCNSVFCVECDLFIHDTLHCCPSCIHSHSAP, encoded by the exons ATGGATGAGGAACCAGAGAGAGCTAAACGCTGGGAGGGAGGATACGAGCGGACATG GGAAGTGCTCAAGGAGGATGAGTCGGGGTCTCTCAAAGCCACCGTGGAAGACATCCTCTTCCAGGCCAAAAGGAAAAG GGTGTTTGAGAGTCATGGACAGGTGCGCCTTGGGATG ATGAGGCACCTGTATGTGGTAATCGACACCTCAAGAACCATGGAGGACCAGGACCTGAAACCCAAcaggctcacctccaccctcaag CTGATTGAGTTTTTTGTGGAGGAGTACTTTGACCAGAACCCTATCAGCCAG GTTGGCATCATCACCACCAAGAATAAAAGGGCAGAGAAGCTGACAGATCTGGCAG GCAACCCAAAGAAGCATGTTGCAGCCCTGAAGAAAGCGCTGGACTCGACCTGTGTTGGAGAGCCGTCTCTCTACAACTCACTCACTCTGGCGATGCAGACCCTCAA ACACCTGCCTGGTCACACCAGCAGAGAGGTTCTGATCATCTTCAGCAGCCTCACCACCTGTGACCCAGCAAACATCTATGAGCTGATCAAG aCCCTGAAGTCCCTGAAGATCCGTGTGTCTGTGATCGGCCTGTCTGCTGAGGTGCGCGTATGCACGGTGCTAACGCGAGAAACCGGAG GGTCATACCATGTGATCCTGGATGAAAGCCACTTCAAGGAGCTATTGATGTTCCACGTGAAGCCTCCTCCATCCAGCTCCTCTGCAGAGTGCTCCCTCATCAGGATGG GGTTCCCCCAGCATACCATGGCCTCGCTGTCTGACCAGGAGCCCAGGCCAGCCTTCAGCATGGC gcacctggacagcagcagtgatccatctctgtctctaggAGGATTCTTCTGCCCTCAGTGCCACGCCAAGTACACCGAGCTTCCTGTGGAGTGCAGAGTGTGTG GGTTGACGCTGGTCTCTGCCCCTCACCTGGCCCGCTCTTTCCACCACCTGTTCCCCATGAACACCTTCCAGGAGGGTCCCCTAcagcatggaggagagag GTTCTGCCACGCGTGCCAAGGGGAGCTGAAAGATAAAAGT gtgttcACCTGCCCTGTGTGCaacagtgtgttctgtgtggagTGTGATCTGTTCATCCATGACACCCTGCACTGCTGCCCCTCCTGCATCCACTCACACAGCGCCCCCTGA